From one Rosa rugosa chromosome 4, drRosRugo1.1, whole genome shotgun sequence genomic stretch:
- the LOC133745956 gene encoding signal recognition particle subunit SRP54, chloroplastic-like has translation MELQLGFQHNRASQHLKLSISFMLSFRENKLAVLTRVLAKACGGAHWVKVPVYTAGTDTKPSQIARQGLEGAKKKNIDVVIMDTAGRLQIDKVLIDELKEVKRELNPIETLLVVDAMTGQEAATLVTTFNVEIGIAGTILTKLDGDSRGVKQGQQLQSKFQSFNLR, from the exons ATGGAATTGCAACTGGGTTTTCAACACAATAGAGCTTCCCAACATCTGAAGCTTTCAATAAGCTTTATGCTCTCATTCCGTGAAAACAAATTGG CGGTTTTGACAAGAGTATTAGCCAAGGCTTGTGGTGGTGCACATTGG GTAAAAGTGCCTGTATATACAGCAGGGACTGACACCAAACCTTCACAAATAGCTAGGCAAGGTTTAGAGGGGGCCAAAAAGAAGAACATAGATGTAGTAATAATGGATACTGCTGGAAGGCTTCAG ATAGACAAAGTACTGATAGATGAGTTGAAAGAAGTAAAGCGGGAATTGAACCCCATAGAAACTTTACTCGTTGTGGATGCAATGACTGGCCAGGAAGCTGCAA CCCTGGTCACAACATTCAATGTAGAGATTGGGATTGCTGGCACTATTTTAACAAAGCTGGATGGAGATTCTAGAG GTGTAAAGCAAGGACAGCAGCTGCAGTCAAAGTTCCAGAGTTTCAATTTGAGG tGA